Proteins from one Halopseudomonas pelagia genomic window:
- the tnpA gene encoding IS66-like element accessory protein TnpA — MNTSSVVKPAPKRRRFTSDFKASIVAACLEPGVSVSRIALDNRLNANMVRRWIRESQRSDTRYSTPSFVPVKLPAPALSSETRPHSAIRIEIPHTGGAVVVEWPTEQAHQCAALLRDLLR, encoded by the coding sequence ATGAACACATCAAGCGTAGTCAAGCCCGCACCGAAGCGTCGCCGCTTCACGTCAGACTTCAAAGCCTCTATCGTTGCTGCTTGCCTGGAACCCGGGGTCTCCGTATCGCGCATTGCACTGGATAACCGTCTGAACGCCAACATGGTCCGCCGTTGGATCAGAGAGTCACAGCGCAGCGATACTCGTTATTCAACACCTTCATTTGTGCCGGTAAAGCTACCAGCACCTGCCTTGTCATCCGAGACCCGCCCGCATAGTGCTATCCGTATCGAAATACCCCACACTGGCGGCGCCGTTGTCGTTGAGTGGCCTACTGAGCAGGCACACCAATGCGCAGCCTTACTGCGTGATCTGCTGCGATGA
- the tnpB gene encoding IS66 family insertion sequence element accessory protein TnpB (TnpB, as the term is used for proteins encoded by IS66 family insertion elements, is considered an accessory protein, since TnpC, encoded by a neighboring gene, is a DDE family transposase.): MIRIDEIWLATEPLDMRAGPDKALARVIAVFGAARPHCAYLFANNRGNRMKVLVHDGLGIWLCARRLNRGKFHWADTWRGDRVNLTNEQLMALAQGLPWQRIGDAGIISVL, translated from the coding sequence ATGATCCGTATCGACGAAATCTGGTTGGCAACCGAGCCGCTGGATATGCGTGCCGGCCCGGATAAAGCCCTAGCACGCGTTATTGCTGTCTTCGGGGCGGCCAGACCGCACTGTGCTTATCTGTTTGCCAACAACCGCGGTAATCGGATGAAGGTCCTGGTGCATGATGGTCTGGGTATCTGGTTGTGTGCCCGACGTCTGAACCGGGGCAAGTTTCACTGGGCCGACACCTGGCGCGGTGACCGGGTAAACCTGACCAATGAACAGCTCATGGCACTGGCTCAAGGACTGCCTTGGCAGCGTATCGGTGACGCCGGCATCATCTCGGTACTTTAA
- the tnpC gene encoding IS66 family transposase, which yields MTQQPDLNQLSAEQLRTLAAELMASLAAKDRALTHSTALNDKLTHELAILKRHKYARRSEQFSVMQGLLLDELVDSDLAAIEVELEQAKATTEPAPKAKQQPKRGALPTELPRTLIRHEPDNTQCRCGCQLTRIGEDISEKLDYVPGVFSVERHIRGKWACTKCETLIQAPVPAQVIDKGIPTAGLLAQVLVAKYADHLPLYRQERIFGRAGLEIARSTLAEWVGTCGVQLQPLVDALRHELLQHPVLHADETPVSMLAPGKKKTHKAYVWAYCTTPFAELKATVYDFAPSRAGEHARNFLDDWQGKLVCDDYAGYKAGFGKGIVEIGCMAHARRKFYDLHQANQSTLAAQALEYIGKLYEIERNTKDEPPDRRQAIRAARARPLADALHHWMIAQRTKVPDGSGTARALDYSLKRWAALTRYLDDGRVPIDNNRVENQIRPWALGRSNWLFAGSLRSGRRAAAVMSLIQSAKLNGHDPYAYLKDVLTRLPTQRASQISQLLPHQWEPSKAGQ from the coding sequence ATGACCCAGCAGCCCGACCTCAATCAGCTATCTGCCGAACAACTCCGCACTCTGGCGGCCGAGTTGATGGCCTCTCTGGCGGCTAAGGATCGGGCGCTGACGCACAGTACTGCGCTGAATGACAAACTGACTCACGAACTCGCGATCCTCAAGCGCCACAAGTATGCCCGGCGCAGTGAACAGTTCTCTGTGATGCAAGGCTTATTGCTGGACGAGCTGGTCGACAGCGACCTGGCTGCTATCGAGGTCGAGCTGGAACAGGCAAAGGCAACTACCGAACCAGCGCCCAAAGCCAAGCAGCAACCCAAGCGCGGAGCCTTACCGACGGAGCTGCCACGCACCTTGATCCGCCACGAGCCCGACAATACCCAATGTCGCTGTGGCTGCCAGCTCACGCGTATCGGCGAAGACATCAGTGAGAAACTGGACTATGTACCGGGCGTGTTCAGTGTCGAGCGGCATATCCGTGGCAAGTGGGCCTGCACCAAGTGCGAAACCCTGATCCAGGCGCCCGTTCCTGCGCAGGTTATCGATAAGGGCATCCCGACCGCTGGCCTGCTGGCTCAGGTACTGGTCGCCAAGTATGCCGATCATCTACCGCTGTACCGTCAGGAACGTATCTTCGGTCGAGCAGGCCTGGAAATCGCACGCTCTACCTTGGCCGAATGGGTCGGTACCTGCGGCGTTCAGTTGCAGCCGCTGGTGGATGCGCTACGGCATGAACTACTCCAGCATCCGGTGCTGCATGCTGATGAAACACCGGTCAGCATGTTGGCCCCAGGCAAGAAGAAAACCCATAAGGCCTACGTCTGGGCTTACTGCACGACACCCTTCGCCGAACTGAAAGCCACTGTCTATGACTTCGCTCCAAGTCGCGCGGGTGAACATGCCCGCAACTTCCTCGATGACTGGCAAGGAAAATTGGTGTGCGATGACTACGCGGGCTATAAAGCCGGGTTCGGTAAGGGCATCGTGGAAATCGGCTGCATGGCGCATGCACGCCGCAAGTTCTATGACTTACACCAGGCTAACCAGAGCACCTTGGCTGCACAGGCACTTGAGTATATCGGTAAGCTCTACGAAATTGAGCGAAACACCAAGGACGAGCCACCCGATAGACGACAGGCGATCAGGGCCGCCAGAGCCCGGCCACTGGCGGATGCCTTGCATCACTGGATGATTGCACAACGGACCAAAGTGCCGGACGGTTCGGGTACGGCACGAGCACTGGATTACAGCCTGAAACGCTGGGCTGCGCTGACGCGCTACCTGGACGATGGCCGTGTGCCTATCGACAACAACCGAGTGGAAAACCAGATCCGACCCTGGGCGCTGGGACGTTCGAACTGGTTGTTCGCCGGCTCGCTGCGCAGTGGTCGGCGCGCCGCCGCGGTGATGAGCCTGATCCAATCAGCCAAGCTGAATGGTCATGACCCGTATGCGTATCTGAAGGATGTGCTGACCAGGCTACCAACACAGCGAGCGAGCCAGATTAGTCAGTTACTGCCGCATCAGTGGGAACCATCAAAAGCGGGTCAGTAA